A window of Salmo trutta chromosome 31, fSalTru1.1, whole genome shotgun sequence contains these coding sequences:
- the LOC115170005 gene encoding volume-regulated anion channel subunit LRRC8D gives MFTITELASLNDIQPTYRILKPWWDVFMDYLGVVMLMLSIFAMTMQITKDQVACLPCLEEAAAGPNSWTSQSSQESTSSAVSMTTVHATPMATKDLPDSAVHEVHNTQPIVVKRESKMQQPKATGIQTNLDYQQYVFVNQMCYHIALPWYSKYFPYLSLIHTLVLMVSSNFWFKYPKTSSKIEHFVSILGRCFESPWTTKALSETACEDSEENKQRLTGTTSAQRELSQETKDENAANSSTPMLGNTGVKFSADKPVAEAPSMTILDKKDGEQAKALFEKVRKFRAHVEDSDFIYKLYVAQTVVKTVKFILILSYTSTFIAAINFHHTCEPKIKHLTGYEQFFCTHNMAFMLKKLLLSYMALILIYGMVCLYSLHWLFRRPLKEYSFEKVREESSFSDIPDVKNDFAFLLHMVDQYDQLYSKRFGVFLSEVSENKLREISLNHEWTFEKLRQLVTRNPQDQQELHLFMLSGLPNAVFDLTDLEILKLELIPEVRFSAKVSQMTSLQELHLCHCPAKVEQTAFVFLRDHLRCLHVKFTDVAEIPAWVYLLRSLRELNLVGNLSSENNKMIGLECMRDLKHLKTLYLKSNLTKIPSNLTELSPHLIKLVVHNDGTKLLVLNSLKKMTNLADLELHNCELERIPHAIFSLTNLQELDLKSNNIRTIEEVISFQHLKRLTCLKLWHNKIITIPASIGQVKSLESLHLSHNKLETLPPALFHLPKLRHLDVSHNSITVIPPDLGLLQNLQHFAINANKVEVLPKQLFRCTKLKFLCLSNNGLTTLPETVGQLVHLAQLELRGNCLDRLPSLLGNCRLLRKNSLIVEDHLFDTLPVEVKESISRETNVSFASGL, from the coding sequence ATGTTTACCATCACAGAGTTAGCGTCGCTGAATGACATCCAGCCGACCTACCGCATCCTAAAACCATGGTGGGACGTCTTCATGGACTACCTGGGGGTGGTCATGCTCATGTTGTCCATCTTCGCCATGACGATGCAGATCACAAAGGACCAGGTGGCGTGCCTTCCATGCCTGGAGGAAGCGGCAGCAGGGCCAAACTCTTGGACATCCCAAAGTTCACAAGAAAGCACCTCATCAGCAGTTAGCATGACGACAGTGCATGCTACACCAATGGCCACTAAAGATCTACCAGACAGTGCAGTACACGAGGTCCACAACACCCAGCCCATTGTTGTGAAGCGAGAGAGCAAAATGCAGCAACCCAAGGCCACAGGGATCCAAACCAACTTAGATTATCAGCAGTATGTCTTTGTCAACCAAATGTGTTACCATATTGCCTTGCCCTGGTACTCAAAGTACTTCCCGTACCTCTCCCTCATCCACACCCTTGTGCTTATGGTCAGTAGTAACTTCTGGTTCAAATACCCCAAGACAAGCTCAAAGATTGAACACTTTGTGTCCATTCTCGGACGGTGCTTTGAGTCTCCGTGGACTACAAAGGCTTTGTCCGAGACAGCCTGTGAGGATTCTGAGGAGAACAAACAGAGACTGACTGGCACCACTTCAGCACAGAGAGAGTTATCACAGGAAACTAAAGATGAAAATGCTGCAAACTCATCTACCCCTATGCTTGGGAATACAGGAGTCAAGTTCTCAGCAGATAAGCCTGTTGCTGAAGCCCCAAGTATGACTATCCTGGACAAGAAAGATGGGGAGCAGGCCAAGGCTCTATTTGAGAAGGTGCGGAAATTCCGCGCCCATGTGGAGGACAGCGATTTCATCTACAAGCTCTATGTAGCTCAGACTGTGGTCAAAACGGTCAAGTTTATTTTGATTCTGTCCTATACGTCAACATTTATTGCTGCCATCAACTTTCACCACACATGTGAACCCAAAATCAAACACTTAACCGGATATGAGCAGTTCTTTTGTACCCACAACATGGCTTTCATGTTGAAAAAGCTCCTCCTCAGCTACATGGCCCTCATATTGATCTATGGGATGGTGTGCTTGTATTCCCTCCACTGGCTGTTCAGGCGCCCCCTTAAAGAGTACTCATTTGAGAAAGTCAGAGAGGAGAGTAGCTTCAGTGACATTCCTGATGTGAAGAACGACTTTGCGTTCCTTCTGCACATGGTCGATCAGTACGACCAGCTGTATTCCAAACGGTTTGGTGTCTTCCTCTCGGAGGTCAGCGAGAACAAGCTGAGGGAGATCAGTCTGAACCACGAGTGGACATTCGAGAAGCTCAGACAGCTTGTGACCCGAAATCCCCAAGACCAGCAGGAGCTCCACCTCTTCATGCTTTCTGGTCTCCCCAATGCAGTGTTTGACCTCACCGACCTGGAAATACTTAAACTAGAGCTAATTCCTGAGGTCAGGTTTTCGGCAAAGGTTTCCCAAATGACCAGTCTGCAGGAGCTGCACCTCTGCCACTGCCCTGCCAAAGTTGAGCAGACTGCCTTTGTCTTTCTTCGTGACCACCTCCGCTGCCTTCATGTCAAGTTCACAGACGTCGCTGAGATCCCAGCATGGGTTTATTTGTTGAGGAGTTTGAGGGAGCTAAACTTAGTAGGGAATTTAAGCTCAGAAAACAACAAAATGATAGGACTAGAGTGCATGCGTGATTTGAAACATCTTAAGACATTATATCTGAAGAGCAACCTCACCAAGATCCCCTCAAACCTCACTGAGCTGTCCCCACACCTGATCAAACTGGTGGTGCATAACGATGGTACTAAACTACTTGTACTGAACAGCCTCAAGAAGATGACAAACCTTGCCGATCTGGAGCTGCACAACTGTGAGCTGGAGAGGATCCCCCATGCTATTTTCAGCTTAACCAACCTTCAAGAACTGGACCTCAAATCCAACAACATTCGCACCATCGAGGAGGTCATCAGCTTTCAGCACCTCAAGAGGTTGACCTGCCTCAAATTGTGGCACAACAAAATCATCACCATTCCAGCCTCCATAGGCCAGGTCAAGTCTTTGGAGTCACTTCACCTTTCGCACAACAAACTGGAGACGCTCCCGCCGGCGCTGTTCCACCTCCCCAAGCTGAGGCACCTGGACGTCAGTCACAACTCCATCACAGTGATCCCGCCGGACTTGGGTCTCCTGCAGAACCTCCAGCACTTCGCCATCAATGCAAACAAGGTGGAGGTGCTGCCCAAGCAGCTGTTCCGGTGCACCAAGCTGAAGTTCCTGTGTCTGAGCAATAATGGCCTCACCACCCTGCCTGAGACAGTGGGTCAGTTGGTGCATCTTGCTCAGCTGGAGCTGAGGGGGAACTGTCTGGACCGCCTTCCCTCACTGCTGGGGAACTGTCGCCTTCTACGTAAAAACAGCCTCATTGTTGAGGACCACCTTTTTGACACTTTGCCTGTAGAGGTAAAGGAGAGCATTAGTCGGGAGACCAATGTGTCCTTTGCGAGTGGCTTATAG